GAACCCTTTTCTATGACGTTGCACCTTCTACACAATGaatcaaaactgtcaattatttgtatattttataaaatagtgtTGTGACAGAATTTGCAAACTCAtaattgaaagataaaaattcGCAGTAGGCGCTTAATCAGTTAGCTTAAGATAATaaatcttctattttttttgtcaaaacttgAACGACATTGcggttgaattttttgatttcttatttaGGTGATGCAATTGTCCGCACAATTGAAAACGTTCGTCCGTCTTTTCTTGAGCCCGCCAAGAGTTGCATTTACCTAACAACTAtacgtatttatttaaaactttaatgtaGAATGTAcattaacaaatcaaaatacaaacatttatgcaaaagtgtttatttacttttcaatGGAACAAACCTGTTTAAAAGTCTTAAAGTTATTGACGTTTATTTAGACTAAGTCTTTTGTATCGAGTCTCATTTAATCATAAGTTAATTTACTGCCAATTGAGTAACTGCGgcattaaactaaaataaagcaatttttttgcGTACTAAATACCTAGTATTAGCCCtctaaaaaagttatcaaccgcataaaaagtttttgtgggatttttattgttttagaaTGTAATTGATGCATGTAAGAAGTATAAAAGCCACTACCTTCGATGGCCGTTAAACCAGAAGTGTTTTAGTTTTCGAACAGAAAGTTTAAAACTCAAAGTGATAGCAATGTTAAAGGCTAAAGTTAACGCAAAAGCCAACCAAGTCCAACGGCACGATGCAGAGCACATCATCAAAGAGTTTTCCAGGGTTTTTAAGTGGCGTTTGGACTGTAACGACTCATTGATAGATATTGGCACTGGTAGCGGTGATGTTCTAGTGGATTTCCTCGTTCCGGTTTTAccgaagaatttcaaaaaaatcgttgGTTCCGACATTTCCTCGGACATGGTTCAACATTGcaataaaacctacaaatctTTAAAGGATAAAGTGGCATTTAAAATTCTCGATATTGGGACTGAGAAATTATCAAAAGAGTTTGTGAGTGAATTTGATCATGTAACTTCGTTTTATTGTCTCAATTGGGTTCAAAATCaacagtaaatattttttagaaaactttttaactgttctgtttgtaacaaatatttttctttttccaataGACAAGCTGTAAGAAACGTCTATCAGATCCTTAACTCTGATGGTGACTGCCTTTTGGTTTTTTTGGCATCGCATCCATTTtatgatatttacaaaattatttcgaaaaatccaaaatgGACAACTTACATGAAGGATATGAACTGTCATATTTCACCTTTTCAATGCAGTAAAAACCCTGAATTAGAATTTAGTCAAATTATTAAAGATGAAGGATTTGTTGACTTTAGTGTTGAAGTTCGACATAAGACATTCGTTTATGAAGGTTTACAAACTTTAAGGGGTgactattttcaaataaattcttgCTTCACAAAATCATTTGATTTCGTTGTATtaacttttagaaaatttaagagCCGTGAATCCTTTCATTGGTCAAATGCCTGAAGAATTACGTGAAGAATTTATGGATGAGATGATAAAGATCGCACTATCGGTATATTCATTAAGTGAATCAATGACACTTGATGACAAACGATTTATAACTCCTTACAGATTGATTGTTGCTTATGCACGAAAATGATATTATTTtagtatttgtaatttttatttatttgtttattttttaaatatgttttttgtttgtacaaataaaaaagttttaatataaaaattgtataccgAAACCTTTTCTGACACttataaatgtcaaagtgacatttGGTGGCATATAAACCGAAATGGGATGAATACAACTTTGTTGCATTCAACCGAACGTTGTATACCATGCatctcttttgatttttttaacattcggttccaaaatcgaatttattacaatttgaattaaaatagaactctaaaacaacttaaaattgattgtgacaGTTGAAAGGATTGAATTGatgtaaatgaaataaaacttgaaatgtcatttttagatgtgttcaaactttaaaaaatatatgaaagcgATCATCCCGTtcttaatttgaatgaaaaatcacTAAATAAAAACTGCGACAAATTGACTGTAGCAGAATATTGATACTATTGATTACATAGTAGCcatactttaattttaactttaaggaCATTTTAAAATGACAGTTCTATTGTTAACTAATTAACACAACCCAATTGTCATCctaatagtttaaaaataaaaaaaaaagaactacacattttttaatacaGAATTCCCTCcaatatacatatttcaattGGGGAAAATATTTAGATCATGTTTAAGCTCTACTTAGCGTTACCTTaatccatatttaaaaaagtgtaagCTACCCATAAATGCTCTAAGCTTAAAATGCCTTCATTAAAGGTTGATCATGTATGATTTAAATCTCGACTTCAACATTCTTACGAACGCAATAATTTCCGTATAGTTCTCATATGTCAAAGtatgacatttaaatatttgtttgttaaaatattgaattgtagTAAAAGTTTGAGCAGATAGTTGATATAATTTTCGAATAAAGTTGTAACTCATTAATTACGGAATAAGTTGTAGTGCGAgcacaaaatataaatgaatagcATTGCTTTAAGCCCTCAGGGGCTAAGGTCAATGTTTGCAACAAGAATAGTTTAAATATTGTGAACCTAACTTATGCAATGCCGAAGGCAAtatctaatttaattaattatgctACTTTGAAAGTTGATTATTTGGATGTTTATTTGTgaattattgatataaaagcctATACAAGTTTGATCTTAAGACATCATTAGTTGTTTGCATCTATCATCGTAAGGATCCTTTCAAGTtcacaacaacaaagaaaaacattcgaTAACACCATGAAGGTTCGTCTCTTATCAAGGATTTTACAAAACACCCTTaactaattttcattttgttacaGTTTTTCATTTGCATTCTTGCCTTATTTGCGCTGTCTTTGTCAAGAACCCAAGCCAATATTGTTCCATTAGCATTAAATCCAGTTCTATACTCTGCCGCTTTTGGATCAAGCCCAGTTGTCGTTTCAGCTCAATCACCTGTCCATCTTTATAATGCACCACTTATTGTACCGTCAGTTGGTTTGACACCTCAAGCTTCCTATGTTGCGAAAACTCCTGGTTCTGAACATATTGCCTCACTTCCTGGACATTTCATCTCATCTTCTTCAATCAATTTAGAACAAGCACAAGGAATCAGTActaacgaaaacaaaattatcaaatattcCAGTTCATCACTAGCGCCATCTGTAGCTGTACATGGATCAGTTATTCCTCTTACTTATTCTTCATTTATTGTTCAACCACCAGCATCCATTGTCCTGCCAACTCAAGCCACCTATTTGGCTAAAAATCTTGGAGTTGAACATATTGCTCCACTACCAGGTCATAGTATTTCAGCTACTTCGTTGAACTTGGAACCAGCACCGGGAtctcaatacaaaaattgaattgaaattgaaaaattgaatatgaaaaacttaacaacaaatattaactttcttaaagatttttaaataaatcgtgTTCTTGTAAACAACAACTATTATAACTGTTCTTCTGTCATTCTAAGTTAAtgcaatatttgaatttattggcattcttattttaagcttttaacaGACcctaaaaaaagcaatttgacagttgacaagTTAAGGTGactatttcaaattttcgatGTGTTCTTGGGCTtgtaaaatatctcaaaaaataatCAGATAATTGCGTCCATAATGTCAAAAATAACAGTATGCtttatgtttatgtttcttGTTGCGAGTGGAATTAAAGtcgttagctgtcaaattttcaaaatttattaatttataactatTTTTTAGCTCAATCTCATAATGAAACTCACCAATCAAACTGACAGATAAAATGTATGCTGATCGTTGTGCATGAAGGAAAAACTTTAGatctgtcagtttgatttttcaaataaaacgcCAAAAAAGGGAAAGTCGACAGATATAAATCAAAggcaaattgatttattttactaatGGAAGAACTTTGAAAAACTATCAATAGATTTACaatattgttgcatttttagTTACTAATatttactaacaaaaaaaaagaaaaagacgatttcaaaatgataaatgatatcATAATCGCTTTCATAGGAGATTTTATTTCGCCGACAGCCACCTGagcatatatttacaaaaataaagatcaaTTTTAGTTAAGGAAtgtcatgtgttcttttcaCCATATGCGTTTCCAGATCCCTATAAAGTAAACCCACTCGTAATACTTCacccttttttatttgtgtaaaaacATGGATTTTTCCACGCGTTTACGATTCGTAGAATTTCGTACTACGGACGTTACACGTATCAATTCAAGTGTAACGCCTGGTAAATTACTCAATTAAAAGTGAATCATTTAATTCCAGagctaaaaatgttattttaaagcGCAGACACCTAATAACGCTTAAAAGTCAACACAGATAGGTATTTGcgttctttttttgtgttgtgaATGTGTATGGCACAcgtttaacttaaataaattaggtaaaaTACTCGAACTTTGGTGAACAATAAACCAGAAGATTTTCGGACAGCCAAACAGAAGGTTCAATAATTGAAATATGCTTAGGCTCAGAGCTAAACCTTACGAGCAGACTAACCATGTCCAACGTTACGATGCCCATCAAATCATGAAAGAGTTTTCGAGGATTTTTCGTTGGCGTTTGGACGGCAAGGACTCCTTATTGGATGTTGGCACTGGTAGCGGTGATGTTCTAATGGATATCCTCCGTCCGAGCTTACCGAGGAATTTCAGGAAAATAGTGGGTTCAGATTTTTCGGCGGAAATGATAGAACATTGCAATGCAGTTCATAAATCTCGGCATGTGGATAAGgtggattttaaaattcttgacATTGAAACCGAGAGATTACCAAAGGAGTTTATCAATGAATTTGACCATGTCACATCGTTTTACTGTCTTCATTGGATTAAAAATCAACGGTAAATAGAGAGGTATAATTTTCATgtgatattttgaatatttctcctAACAGTCAAGCCATGGGAAATATCTATGAGATGCTTCACAATGAAGGCGATTGTCTTTTGGTCTTCTTGGAGTGGcatgaattttttgacatttacgaaattCTTTCGAACACTCCCAAATGGGCACCTCATATGAAGGATATGAAATGTTATACTTCGAAATTATTTCGCAGCAATAAAGCAGAATTTAGACGAATACTCAAAGATGTCGGATTTGCTGACTGTAGTGTTGTAATTCGTGACAGATCATATGCCTATGAAGGTTTGGACGCTTTAAGAGGTGAGTTTAGTTACCTTTTTCACCACgatgttaaaataattattttctaattgacaaatgatttcattttttttttgtagaattttgtaGAGCAGTAAATCCTTATATTGATCGTATACCATTAAAACTACATGAAGAGTTTCTGGATGATATAATTGATCATATAATTGAACTGAATTTACATGATGGCATCAGATTTATAATTCGCTACagattatttgttatttatgcacgaaagtaatttttttggtACAGTGGTTTTTCAAGTGTTTTATTCTTATAATTTACAAACATCAGTCAGTGATTAGTTGATGTATTTTGGTACAAagatttaatatatatattaaaaaaatggaagataCATAAGtgtttcaattatattttttaaacttcaaacaaaatatctcCCAAGTTAACACTTTTTTGGTTTTCCatggaacaaaataaattaatttatttttagtctaCGATCAAATCCGCAGATCTGGATTTTCTGGCAGATTTACCTCTCCTTGCATTAAtattacactttaaaaaaaaactttgagctGGTAATTTCACGAGTTTACCGCACTCGTTAACATATCCATACATGAAGTCTCACTAATGCAATGacaacaaccaaaaaataattaaaatcgtgttccatgcgccacgagaaaaaaacaattttgaaggaATCTGAAGATATCCTTATTTATAACCTtagaaagaaacattttttaccTATAACAGACAGAACCAGCAACGTCACCAATCGTTTTAATCGAAAAAAcaccaaacaaattattgtctgcaaaacactcctcaggcaagctgcaagtccatcacgatttgtattttgtactgtaaggaaatattagttatttcttttccaaattgataaggaatatttttacagaaaacattaaatgaagttgtgcagaaaatacataaatcatagagtaataaagttcagctttcagttgaatgaaaaaacatgatccaCTGTCATTATGATAAAAGCaaacttgacttaatagttagggagatttttcttgaataacttttcagtaaactttccaataaagttgccttaataggaaagaaattttttggcagctggccattcagatactagaaatttgcctaactttcaagtcccttatgtcgtctgaacctgctcaATTTGTCAAATGCAAAGAGTTTGCTGGCCAGCATATTGTTGACGGTGTTGCTGCAAGAATAATTTGTTGCAACCACAACGTCAATAAATTTTAGAGATAACACTGTGATTATTGATGATTTTTGGGTGATGTCAAGTAGTCAATGCATTGAATATTTTTACCTTGACAGTCTAATCGTCGATTAATAtttcaaaccaatttatttttattctagcGAAAACagagcaaaagaaaaatacgaaCGCATCcccaaataataaaatcctgccaacctttaagtaaaaaatatttctggaacTGGATGAATTGTCATTCTATTCCAAGCATTCCAAAACCTTATCTGaactatttatattatttctttgttgttgtttagtgTGTAAGATTTTGCTGTGCTGCGTataaatttaccaataaaaaacgCCTAAAGTGTATTTCATTGAATAAATGTTAGATCTGGTAGTGGAACCATAGTTACCATTTATCCTATAAGGGTCTACTACATAATCGTGATTGGTtcagtaataattttaaattaaatcatgaTTGAagtatgtatattatattaaataattaaacctCCGGGTTATAAGACATTTTGGCTGGAAACTTCAGTCAAGATGATACCAGGATAAAGGAGAGTAATTAAATACCATAACCGTGTAACATTAAAGGTacagttcaaataaaaaaatggctGCTTACACCATTTATGTTGcactttgacatttataaacgtcaaaaataattcGTTAATGAGCTGTTTCATATCCTGaagaaaaattactcaaaatgttatactattattaaaatatttaaaattataaaataaagaaaattgttgaatggtatcaaaaaaatatgaatgaaatATCATATTGTTAtttccattattatttttaattaaatacggTACTTAATTTGAAAAGTCCTTGATTTATAAACTTTTCTGAGCAAAGAATTATCAATTTCTTTTCCGTTATTTAATATTGCGTTGCAAgggtttttgcattttattacgAACGAAATAAAGCCCAAATTCTATTAAACGAATATAgctctgtttattttttagatgtGATACAGTTGggtttttttcatacatttcttATAATTATTCATATTTATGCGTGCctaatcttaaatattaaacacattaaaaaatttaaaacaaatatttgtctgtACAAATATTATACCTTGacacataattattattgtttgcgTCTACTCCGGTGGTATTTATAtcaataagttttgaaataaaaatgtttaaactaaaCACAACCTGTAAATTAGATACTTCGTAATATTGTGATTTTGTGGACATAAGTATGTCTGAAATGGATCGTATTTCcgtatattttagaaaaaatttcaCACTCGCTCTTGGGAATTtgacattttgtgtttttattggCAATCTGGAAATGTTTGAGTATAGAAAAATTACAGTTCTGCTTTTAAAAGAAGATAATTTTTGGATTTGAAATCAGAAGTAATCACAAATTCATAAACTTAAAACTCGACATTGACACCTattcatttattgattttaaaaacaacggACGATGTTAACGTTAAGTGGGTTTTTATGATATTCT
This window of the Eupeodes corollae chromosome 3, idEupCoro1.1, whole genome shotgun sequence genome carries:
- the LOC129952535 gene encoding adult cuticle protein 1-like, with the translated sequence MKFFICILALFALSLSRTQANIVPLALNPVLYSAAFGSSPVVVSAQSPVHLYNAPLIVPSVGLTPQASYVAKTPGSEHIASLPGHFISSSSINLEQAQGISTNENKIIKYSSSSLAPSVAVHGSVIPLTYSSFIVQPPASIVLPTQATYLAKNLGVEHIAPLPGHSISATSLNLEPAPGSQYKN
- the LOC129952533 gene encoding juvenile hormone acid O-methyltransferase-like; this translates as MLKAKVNAKANQVQRHDAEHIIKEFSRVFKWRLDCNDSLIDIGTGSGDVLVDFLVPVLPKNFKKIVGSDISSDMVQHCNKTYKSLKDKVAFKILDIGTEKLSKEFVSEFDHVTSFYCLNWVQNQQQAVRNVYQILNSDGDCLLVFLASHPFYDIYKIISKNPKWTTYMKDMNCHISPFQCSKNPELEFSQIIKDEGFVDFSVEVRHKTFVYEGLQTLRENLRAVNPFIGQMPEELREEFMDEMIKIALSVYSLSESMTLDDKRFITPYRLIVAYARK
- the LOC129952534 gene encoding juvenile hormone acid O-methyltransferase-like, with the protein product MLRLRAKPYEQTNHVQRYDAHQIMKEFSRIFRWRLDGKDSLLDVGTGSGDVLMDILRPSLPRNFRKIVGSDFSAEMIEHCNAVHKSRHVDKVDFKILDIETERLPKEFINEFDHVTSFYCLHWIKNQRQAMGNIYEMLHNEGDCLLVFLEWHEFFDIYEILSNTPKWAPHMKDMKCYTSKLFRSNKAEFRRILKDVGFADCSVVIRDRSYAYEGLDALREFCRAVNPYIDRIPLKLHEEFLDDIIDHIIELNLHDGIRFIIRYRLFVIYARK